A genomic stretch from Acidobacteriota bacterium includes:
- a CDS encoding methyltransferase domain-containing protein produces the protein MSAYGDNAAQIREWSGEKGRAWIQFQGSLDQMMAPFLPVLGSAIGPPGGRRVLDVGCGCGALGLDLAARGASVTGLDVSFPMLVQARRRAAAAGLEARWVTADASLLEPRRGRFDRVVSRFGVMFFAHPVAAFRQLRRMLAAGGELVFACWRGAQENSWVQAPTDIARALIEVPPPPEGYQPGPFSLADRRFLRRTLAAAGFSRVAIAPADVALGAVGETAEAITDFYAHTGPMSKFLESADRAQRTALHRTLAAWVRDEVIPGRFRARGAAWIVSAS, from the coding sequence ATGTCGGCCTACGGCGACAATGCCGCCCAGATCCGCGAGTGGAGTGGGGAAAAAGGCAGGGCCTGGATCCAGTTCCAGGGTTCCCTCGACCAAATGATGGCGCCTTTCTTGCCGGTGCTCGGCTCCGCCATCGGGCCGCCCGGCGGCCGCCGCGTTCTCGATGTCGGCTGCGGCTGCGGGGCGCTGGGCCTCGATCTGGCGGCGCGCGGCGCCTCCGTCACCGGCCTCGACGTCTCCTTCCCGATGCTCGTGCAGGCGCGCCGTCGGGCCGCGGCGGCGGGTCTCGAGGCGCGCTGGGTGACGGCCGACGCGTCCCTTCTCGAACCGCGGCGGGGCCGCTTCGACAGGGTGGTTTCACGCTTTGGAGTGATGTTTTTCGCCCATCCGGTGGCCGCCTTCCGGCAGCTTCGGCGGATGCTCGCTGCCGGCGGGGAACTGGTCTTCGCCTGCTGGCGCGGGGCGCAAGAAAACTCCTGGGTCCAGGCGCCGACGGATATCGCCAGGGCGCTGATCGAGGTGCCACCGCCGCCCGAGGGCTATCAGCCGGGGCCTTTCAGCCTGGCGGATCGGCGCTTTCTGCGCCGGACCCTCGCCGCCGCCGGCTTTTCGCGCGTCGCCATCGCTCCGGCGGACGTCGCGTTGGGCGCGGTGGGGGAGACCGCCGAGGCGATCACCGACTTCTACGCCCACACCGGCCCGATGTCGAAGTTCCTGGAATCCGCCGACCGGGCGCAGCGCACGGCCCTCCACCGGACCCTCGCCGCATGGGTGCGCGACGAGGTGATCCCGGGACGCTTCCGAGCCCGCGGCGCCGCCTGGATCGTGTCCGCATCCTGA
- a CDS encoding histidine phosphatase family protein, with translation MTVTTRVQPAPTGAPVIAQQSTRRIVLLFRHGKSDWNAAFDHDRDRPLAPRGERAARRMGRFLAAVGPQPEIALASPARRAFDTLEIAAEAGRWHSALRAEERIYAEGPDPLLAALREQPDAAAAVLLAGHEPSISEVLTVLTGGIAVRFPTAAMARIDLPAGLWSELAGGTGELRWLVTPKLLERAAREPPAG, from the coding sequence ATGACTGTGACGACGAGGGTTCAGCCGGCGCCGACGGGCGCGCCAGTGATCGCACAGCAGAGTACTCGCCGGATCGTCCTGTTATTCCGCCACGGCAAGTCCGACTGGAATGCCGCCTTCGATCACGACCGCGACCGCCCACTGGCGCCGCGCGGCGAGCGAGCCGCCCGCCGCATGGGGCGGTTCTTGGCGGCCGTTGGCCCGCAGCCCGAGATCGCCCTCGCCTCGCCGGCCCGGCGCGCCTTCGACACGCTGGAGATTGCCGCTGAGGCGGGCCGCTGGCATTCGGCGCTCCGCGCCGAGGAGCGCATCTACGCGGAGGGTCCGGATCCTCTCCTCGCCGCCCTGCGGGAGCAGCCGGACGCTGCCGCAGCGGTACTCCTCGCCGGTCATGAGCCCTCCATCAGCGAAGTCCTGACGGTCCTCACCGGCGGTATCGCGGTGCGCTTTCCCACTGCCGCCATGGCCCGCATCGACCTGCCGGCCGGTCTGTGGTCGGAACTCGCCGGAGGCACCGGCGAACTGCGCTGGCTGGTGACGCCGAAATTGCTCGAGCGGGCGGCTCGCGAGCCGCCCGCGGGTTGA
- the ppk1 gene encoding polyphosphate kinase 1, translating to MNKAAKNSKKKAATSAAKSSLIPLVKVPDLPEPESSPKSDSPYINRELSWLRFNERVLEEALDTRHPLLERVKFLSIFSSNLDEFFMIRVSGLRRQLALGALEPPPDGLTPAQQLAAIRERLMPILEERTRCWKEDLLPKLRRTGIRVLRYDELKSKQRKLLRRHFRREIFPTLTPLAFDPSHPFPHISNLSINLAVEINDPGHGQRFARLKVPNLLNRLLRIPTEDKAESYERLGLDLPQATHFVWLEEVITANLDLLFPGLEVAAAYPFRVTRDADLGIEEDEASDLLSAMQEVVGLRHFGSAVRLEVDDRMPEGIRGILVRNLELAPYQVYDVESPMGLSDLMELTKVERPNLKDPPFLPRVPPQIAAEDSLFTAIRRRDVLLYHPYDSFQPVVDFVRQAAEDPDVLAIKQTLYRVGPNSPIVEALMEARENGKQVSVLVELKARFDEANNIVWARALERAGVHVVYGLMGLKTHAKMCLVVRREREGIHRYVHLGTGNYNPVTARIYTDLGYFTADPKIAADVSDLFNALTGYSKKVDYRKLLVSPERMRDQLLERIRREVELHREKGGGHLAFKMNSLVDKACIEALYEASQAGVKVDLQVRGICCLRPAVPGLSENITVTSLVGRFLEHARIYYFKNGGNEEIYLGSADLMPRNLDGRVEALFPVEDPALRDPLRDEILFLHLEDTHQARRLEADGSYTRLAPPKGRRAVNAQTRRLRQRGSWHLEE from the coding sequence ATGAACAAAGCCGCCAAAAACTCCAAGAAGAAAGCCGCGACTTCGGCGGCGAAGTCCTCGCTGATTCCGCTGGTGAAGGTGCCGGACCTACCCGAGCCGGAGTCGAGCCCGAAGTCCGATTCACCCTACATCAATCGCGAACTCTCCTGGCTGCGATTCAACGAGAGAGTGCTCGAAGAAGCCCTTGATACCCGGCACCCGCTGCTGGAGCGGGTGAAGTTCCTGAGCATCTTTTCGAGCAACCTGGACGAGTTCTTCATGATCCGGGTTTCCGGCCTACGGCGGCAGCTCGCCCTGGGTGCCCTCGAACCGCCACCGGATGGGCTGACTCCGGCGCAGCAGCTCGCCGCCATTCGCGAGCGCCTCATGCCGATCCTCGAAGAGCGCACCCGCTGCTGGAAAGAAGATCTGTTGCCAAAGCTGCGGCGCACCGGTATCCGGGTGCTGCGCTACGACGAACTGAAGAGCAAGCAGCGCAAACTGCTGCGGCGGCACTTTCGCAGGGAGATCTTTCCCACCCTCACACCGCTGGCCTTCGACCCTTCGCACCCGTTCCCGCACATTTCGAACCTCTCCATCAACCTGGCGGTGGAGATCAACGATCCGGGCCACGGCCAACGCTTCGCCCGTCTCAAGGTCCCCAACCTGTTGAATCGCCTGCTGCGCATTCCGACCGAGGACAAGGCCGAGAGCTACGAGCGCTTGGGCCTGGATCTGCCGCAGGCCACCCACTTCGTGTGGCTCGAAGAGGTGATCACCGCCAATCTCGACCTGCTCTTCCCGGGGCTGGAAGTGGCCGCCGCCTACCCCTTCCGGGTGACCCGCGACGCCGACCTGGGGATCGAGGAAGACGAAGCGTCAGACCTCCTGTCAGCGATGCAGGAAGTCGTTGGCCTGCGCCACTTCGGCTCCGCGGTCCGGCTGGAGGTCGACGACCGCATGCCCGAAGGCATCCGGGGGATCCTGGTGCGCAATCTCGAACTGGCGCCTTACCAGGTGTACGACGTCGAATCGCCCATGGGACTGTCGGACCTGATGGAACTCACCAAGGTCGAGCGGCCCAATCTCAAGGATCCGCCCTTCCTGCCGCGGGTGCCGCCCCAAATTGCGGCCGAGGACAGCCTATTCACCGCCATCCGCCGGCGCGATGTGCTGCTCTATCACCCCTACGACAGTTTCCAGCCGGTGGTCGACTTCGTGCGCCAGGCGGCGGAGGATCCAGACGTCCTAGCCATCAAACAGACGCTCTATCGGGTGGGCCCCAACTCCCCCATCGTCGAGGCGCTGATGGAGGCGCGGGAGAACGGCAAGCAGGTTTCCGTGCTGGTGGAACTGAAGGCGCGCTTCGACGAGGCCAACAACATCGTCTGGGCGCGCGCCCTGGAGCGCGCCGGGGTACATGTGGTCTACGGCCTGATGGGCCTGAAAACCCACGCCAAGATGTGCTTGGTGGTGCGCCGCGAGCGCGAGGGCATCCACCGCTACGTCCACCTCGGCACCGGCAACTACAACCCGGTGACGGCGCGAATCTACACGGATTTGGGCTACTTCACCGCCGATCCGAAGATCGCCGCCGACGTTTCCGATCTGTTCAACGCCCTCACCGGCTACTCGAAGAAGGTCGACTACCGCAAGCTGCTGGTGTCGCCGGAACGCATGCGCGACCAGCTCTTGGAGCGGATTCGACGGGAAGTGGAATTGCATCGCGAAAAGGGCGGCGGGCACCTCGCCTTCAAGATGAATTCGCTGGTGGACAAAGCCTGCATCGAGGCCCTCTACGAAGCCTCCCAGGCGGGGGTGAAGGTGGATCTCCAGGTGCGCGGCATCTGCTGCCTGCGGCCGGCGGTACCGGGACTGTCCGAGAACATTACCGTCACATCGCTGGTCGGGCGTTTCCTGGAACACGCTCGGATCTACTACTTCAAGAACGGCGGCAACGAGGAAATCTACCTCGGCAGCGCCGACCTCATGCCGCGGAATCTCGACGGCCGGGTAGAGGCCCTCTTCCCGGTGGAGGATCCGGCGCTGCGCGACCCACTGCGCGACGAGATCCTCTTCCTCCACCTGGAAGACACCCACCAGGCTCGGCGCCTCGAAGCGGACGGCAGCTACACCCGGCTGGCCCCCCCCAAGGGCCGCCGAGCCGTCAATGCCCAAACCCGCCGCCTTCGCCAACGGGGGTCGTGGCACCTGGAGGAGTAG
- a CDS encoding glycosyltransferase family 39 protein, which yields MAPLGIRPAARWPLVVVPAAKLLFHLVLFAGYGIFRDELYYMACAERLAFGYVDHPPLSIAALWLVRLVAGDSLFAMRAVPALLGAATVLATGLLVRKMGGRTFAQILAMLAVGWAPVLLSLQHFYSMNAFDLLFWSLAALTWAYRDDLGARHTWLLLGLLLGLGLQNKISVLWLGAGLLAGVVATPRRRDLATRWPWIGGLLAAVLFAPHLIWQVAHDWPTLEFIDNATGHKMVSRSLFEFFRSQIDMMNPLTAPLWLGGLLWLFFAHRGQSFRSLGWAYLVVFALLAASGTSRPNYLAPAYGWLFAAGATGFEGLTQARWARWTLRPAVAALLLVGAAAIAPLAIPILPVDSYIEWAKTLGAEPSTSERKELGALPQFYADMHGWDEIAATAATVYDSLPADERARTVIAAPDYGVAGAIERLGRQRELAPVACAHNSYWLWGLETLAEFDPTELTVIQIGGEFDDLAAVFGQVERVAHTDCGYCMPYEDGRPVYLARRLQVPVETVWQASKHFD from the coding sequence TTGGCCCCGCTAGGGATTCGGCCGGCGGCGCGCTGGCCGCTAGTGGTGGTTCCCGCCGCCAAGCTGCTGTTTCATCTGGTCCTCTTCGCCGGCTACGGCATCTTCCGGGATGAGCTGTACTACATGGCCTGCGCCGAGCGCTTGGCCTTCGGCTACGTGGACCATCCACCGCTATCCATCGCCGCGCTGTGGCTGGTGCGCCTGGTGGCCGGCGATTCGCTGTTCGCCATGCGGGCGGTGCCGGCGCTGCTCGGCGCCGCGACGGTCCTCGCCACCGGCCTGCTGGTGCGCAAGATGGGCGGTCGAACCTTCGCCCAGATCCTCGCCATGCTCGCCGTCGGCTGGGCTCCGGTGCTGCTGAGCCTGCAGCACTTCTACTCGATGAACGCCTTCGACCTCCTCTTTTGGTCGCTGGCGGCGCTGACCTGGGCCTACCGCGACGACCTCGGCGCCCGGCACACCTGGCTGCTGCTGGGACTTCTCCTCGGCCTGGGTCTACAGAACAAGATCAGCGTGCTGTGGCTCGGCGCCGGCCTGCTGGCGGGTGTTGTGGCGACTCCTCGGCGGCGGGACCTCGCCACTCGCTGGCCCTGGATCGGGGGACTGCTGGCGGCGGTGCTCTTTGCTCCCCACCTCATCTGGCAGGTGGCCCACGACTGGCCGACCCTAGAATTCATCGACAACGCCACCGGTCACAAAATGGTGAGCCGATCGCTCTTCGAGTTTTTCCGTTCCCAGATCGACATGATGAACCCGCTGACGGCGCCGCTGTGGCTCGGCGGTCTCCTGTGGCTTTTCTTCGCCCACCGCGGCCAATCCTTCCGATCCTTGGGGTGGGCCTACTTGGTCGTCTTCGCGCTACTCGCCGCCAGCGGCACCAGCCGGCCCAACTACCTGGCACCGGCCTATGGCTGGCTCTTCGCCGCCGGCGCCACCGGCTTCGAAGGGCTCACCCAGGCGCGCTGGGCGCGCTGGACCCTGCGTCCGGCGGTGGCCGCGCTGCTTCTGGTGGGCGCGGCGGCGATCGCGCCGCTGGCCATTCCGATCCTGCCGGTGGACTCCTACATCGAGTGGGCGAAGACCCTGGGCGCCGAGCCCTCCACTTCGGAACGCAAGGAACTCGGCGCGCTCCCCCAGTTCTACGCCGACATGCACGGCTGGGACGAGATCGCCGCCACCGCCGCCACCGTCTACGACAGCCTGCCGGCGGACGAGCGCGCCCGCACCGTCATCGCCGCACCGGACTACGGCGTGGCCGGCGCCATCGAACGGCTGGGCCGCCAGCGGGAACTGGCGCCGGTCGCCTGTGCCCACAACAGCTACTGGCTATGGGGACTGGAGACGTTGGCAGAATTCGACCCCACGGAACTCACGGTGATCCAGATCGGTGGTGAATTCGATGACCTGGCAGCGGTCTTCGGCCAGGTCGAGCGGGTCGCCCATACGGACTGCGGCTACTGCATGCCCTACGAAGACGGGCGCCCGGTTTACCTCGCCCGCCGGCTTCAGGTACCGGTGGAGACGGTGTGGCAGGCTTCCAAACACTTCGATTGA
- a CDS encoding DUF3325 domain-containing protein, whose translation MSGLPALLLTFFGVACLCGSMPRHQRDLFRRRLSDGASARLRAAGFSLLAVALALDLWLLSPAQGAIYWCGHLTVGAVATVALLKLREGA comes from the coding sequence GTGAGCGGTCTGCCGGCCTTGCTGCTGACCTTCTTCGGCGTCGCTTGCCTGTGCGGCTCCATGCCGCGACATCAGCGGGATCTGTTCCGCCGGCGGCTGTCCGACGGCGCTTCGGCGCGGCTGCGCGCCGCCGGCTTCAGCCTGCTCGCCGTCGCCTTGGCCCTCGACCTTTGGCTCCTCTCCCCGGCGCAGGGCGCCATCTACTGGTGTGGTCATCTGACCGTCGGCGCTGTGGCCACCGTCGCGCTGCTCAAGCTGCGTGAAGGCGCCTAG
- a CDS encoding PepSY-associated TM helix domain-containing protein: protein MGKTLRRSMAELHTWTGLLLGWLMFAMFTTGTGAYFQHEITRWMEPEIVAPGAAQSTAAAHAADYLKRVASDADWWFVALPDERQVRSEVRWRGGEGDPSPQSRLLDGRGEAVAVRDTRGGYFLYRFHFDLHYLPARWARYLVGIAAMSMLVAILSGVITHKKIFTRFFSLSLRKGLLSWYDAHNMASIFALPFVVMITYTGLVTLAHQYMPFGGLANFSDRSTYFATTFPRPQAAEPSGEGAELASLAEIVGRARATWGGAPVATLEVQHPGDAEALVHVRRDSAATVGTRVPVLSYRGATGEPVGETRRYGGAYATESVLVGVHAGRFAPIALRWLYFLCGVLGIVMIGTGLVQWTARRRKRLPDPERPHFGFRLVERLNISAIAGLGAALAGYFLANRLLPLALPARSDWEVHSFFLAWGAVTLWATVRPARRAWTETLAAAALLFAAIPLVNGLSTDRGLLTSLRTGDWVFAGFDLVMLLLAAAYGTAARISSRGTAAVAERPRAPSGGVPSKAGS, encoded by the coding sequence GTGGGTAAGACACTGCGCCGGTCGATGGCTGAACTCCACACCTGGACCGGGCTGCTGCTGGGATGGCTGATGTTCGCCATGTTCACCACCGGCACCGGGGCCTATTTCCAGCACGAGATCACCCGCTGGATGGAGCCGGAAATCGTCGCTCCGGGGGCCGCCCAGAGCACCGCGGCGGCCCATGCCGCCGACTACTTGAAGCGCGTCGCTTCGGACGCCGACTGGTGGTTCGTCGCCCTGCCGGACGAACGCCAGGTGCGTAGCGAGGTGCGCTGGCGCGGGGGCGAGGGAGATCCCTCTCCGCAGTCCCGGCTGCTCGACGGACGGGGCGAGGCGGTGGCTGTACGCGACACTCGGGGAGGCTACTTTCTCTACCGCTTCCACTTTGACCTCCACTACCTGCCGGCCCGCTGGGCGCGCTATTTGGTCGGAATCGCCGCGATGTCGATGCTGGTGGCGATCCTCTCCGGCGTCATCACCCACAAGAAGATCTTCACGCGTTTTTTCTCTTTGTCTCTTCGCAAGGGTCTGCTCTCCTGGTACGACGCGCACAACATGGCTTCGATCTTCGCCCTGCCCTTCGTGGTGATGATCACCTATACCGGTCTGGTGACCTTGGCTCATCAATACATGCCCTTTGGCGGCCTGGCCAACTTCTCGGATCGCAGCACGTACTTCGCGACCACCTTTCCCCGGCCGCAGGCGGCGGAACCTTCCGGCGAAGGGGCGGAGCTGGCCTCCCTGGCGGAAATCGTCGGGCGAGCTCGGGCCACCTGGGGCGGCGCGCCGGTGGCGACCCTGGAAGTGCAGCATCCGGGCGACGCCGAGGCCCTGGTCCATGTGCGCCGGGACAGCGCCGCCACGGTCGGTACCCGGGTGCCGGTGCTGAGCTACCGCGGAGCCACCGGTGAGCCCGTCGGCGAGACCCGCCGGTACGGCGGCGCCTACGCCACCGAAAGCGTGCTGGTGGGCGTGCACGCCGGCCGCTTCGCTCCGATCGCCCTGCGCTGGCTGTACTTCCTGTGCGGCGTGCTGGGCATCGTGATGATCGGTACCGGACTGGTGCAGTGGACCGCCCGTCGGCGCAAGCGCCTGCCGGACCCAGAGCGACCTCACTTTGGCTTTCGGCTGGTCGAGCGCTTGAATATCTCCGCCATCGCCGGCCTGGGGGCCGCCCTCGCCGGCTACTTCCTGGCCAACCGCTTGCTGCCCCTGGCGCTGCCGGCGCGCTCCGACTGGGAGGTCCACTCGTTCTTCCTAGCCTGGGGTGCGGTCACCCTGTGGGCGACGGTCCGGCCGGCCCGGCGGGCCTGGACCGAAACCCTCGCCGCCGCGGCGCTGCTCTTTGCCGCCATCCCGCTGGTCAACGGCCTGTCGACGGATCGCGGGTTGCTGACCAGTTTGCGGACCGGCGACTGGGTGTTCGCGGGCTTCGATCTGGTGATGCTGCTGCTGGCCGCCGCCTACGGCACCGCGGCGCGGATTTCCTCTCGGGGAACCGCCGCCGTCGCGGAGCGGCCGCGGGCACCCTCCGGCGGCGTCCCCTCGAAAGCCGGCTCGTGA